The following coding sequences lie in one Xanthomonas hortorum pv. pelargonii genomic window:
- the baeS gene encoding sensor histidine kinase efflux regulator BaeS, protein MKLGITAKLFLAILSACIAVLLINGLAGQLLLRKQFLDYLSEQGIERMMEVLPRVQADYAKHGDWNFIRDNPDAWFVLMRPELAQNLPPRAPPISDQTGAVFRFALLDRDYRVIIGNPDVSRTDTLRPVVVRGQTVGWMGMLPFEKVLTANDARFFQAQQRVWWTVGAASIGVAALFGWLLSRTLLRRLRGLTVATHRLAAGDYGTRLDAGMRDELDQLARDFNRLAQALDNNERARRDFMADVSHELRTPLAILRAELEALQDGIRPMTRESLSSLHQEVGQLGKLIEDLYDLSLTDVGALAYRRAPIDLSVVLQSTLAGMQTRIAAAGLTLRADGIDAPLHVNGDERRLQQLLSNLLENSLRYTDAGGQLVVHCARRGHAVDIVVEDSAPGVPADKLDRLFERFYRVEGSRNRASGGSGLGLAICRNIVGAHDGEIHATASPLGGLRVTLQLPALEA, encoded by the coding sequence ATGAAACTCGGAATCACCGCCAAACTCTTTCTCGCCATCCTGAGCGCGTGCATCGCAGTGCTGCTGATCAATGGTCTGGCCGGGCAGCTGTTGCTCAGAAAGCAGTTTCTCGACTATCTCAGCGAGCAAGGCATCGAGCGGATGATGGAAGTGTTGCCGCGCGTGCAGGCCGATTACGCCAAGCATGGCGACTGGAACTTCATCCGCGACAATCCCGATGCCTGGTTCGTGCTGATGCGCCCGGAGCTGGCGCAGAATCTGCCACCGCGCGCGCCGCCGATCTCCGATCAGACCGGCGCGGTGTTTCGCTTCGCGCTGCTGGATCGCGATTACCGCGTGATCATCGGCAACCCCGATGTCAGCCGCACCGACACGCTGCGCCCGGTCGTGGTGCGCGGGCAGACGGTGGGCTGGATGGGCATGCTGCCGTTCGAGAAGGTGCTGACCGCCAACGACGCACGCTTCTTTCAAGCCCAGCAACGTGTGTGGTGGACAGTGGGCGCGGCATCGATCGGTGTCGCTGCGCTGTTTGGGTGGTTGTTGTCGCGCACCTTGCTGCGCCGCCTGCGTGGTTTGACCGTGGCAACCCATCGCCTGGCCGCCGGCGACTACGGCACGCGATTGGACGCGGGCATGCGCGATGAACTCGACCAGCTCGCGCGCGACTTCAACCGGCTGGCGCAGGCACTGGACAACAACGAGCGCGCGCGCCGCGATTTCATGGCCGATGTCTCGCACGAACTGCGCACGCCACTGGCGATACTGCGCGCCGAACTGGAAGCGCTGCAGGACGGTATCCGGCCGATGACGCGTGAGTCGCTGAGCTCGTTGCATCAGGAGGTCGGCCAGCTCGGCAAGCTGATCGAAGATCTCTACGACCTCTCGCTGACCGATGTGGGCGCGTTGGCGTATCGGCGCGCGCCAATCGATCTGAGTGTGGTGTTGCAATCCACACTGGCCGGCATGCAGACGCGCATCGCTGCAGCCGGGCTCACGCTACGCGCCGACGGCATCGATGCGCCGCTGCATGTCAACGGCGATGAGCGCCGCCTGCAGCAGTTGCTCTCCAATCTGCTGGAAAATTCGTTGCGCTATACCGATGCCGGCGGCCAACTCGTTGTGCACTGCGCACGACGCGGACATGCAGTGGACATCGTGGTGGAAGACAGCGCGCCCGGTGTGCCGGCAGACAAGCTGGATCGCCTGTTCGAGCGCTTCTATCGCGTGGAAGGGTCACGCAATCGCGCCAGCGGTGGCAGCGGGCTGGGTCTGGCGATCTGCCGCAATATCGTCGGCGCGCACGATGGCGAGATCCACGCGACCGCCTCACCGTTGGGCGGCCTGCGCGTAACGCTGCAGCTGCCGGCATTGGAGGCGTAA
- a CDS encoding MFS transporter: MSLAPISSVRAQQHATRAAFFIPGFAAAIWAVLVPFAKARTGVDDGALGLILLCLGAGSFLAMPLAGALSARFGFRTVMAVTAALICISLPFLAVVANPWMLGAVLFVFGAGVGAMDCAMNMQAVVVERDAGRAMMSGFHAFFSIGGFVGAGAMTLLLSARIGPLSAAIAGVIAMLLVGALSVRHWRAERISQQGPLLALPKGILLFIGILAFVVFLAEGTILDWSSVFLADVHQVNPSTAGLGYVAFALTMTVTRLLGDSVVERLGRIRSIVIGALLASAGFLVLTLVSPWQASLAGYVLVGLGCANIVPALFSLAGNQTHMPESIAITAVTTLGYAGILAGPALIGFAAHGIGLVGALIGVAVLMVGVAVSTRWLKV; encoded by the coding sequence ATGTCGCTTGCACCTATCTCCAGCGTTCGCGCGCAACAACACGCCACGCGCGCGGCGTTCTTCATTCCCGGCTTTGCTGCGGCCATCTGGGCGGTGCTGGTGCCGTTCGCAAAGGCCAGAACCGGCGTGGACGATGGCGCGCTCGGGTTGATCCTGCTGTGCCTGGGCGCAGGCTCGTTCCTGGCGATGCCGTTGGCCGGCGCCCTGTCGGCGCGCTTCGGCTTTCGCACGGTGATGGCGGTGACGGCTGCATTGATCTGCATCAGCCTGCCGTTTCTGGCCGTTGTCGCCAACCCGTGGATGCTGGGCGCGGTGCTGTTCGTGTTCGGCGCCGGCGTGGGCGCGATGGATTGCGCGATGAACATGCAGGCGGTGGTGGTCGAACGCGATGCCGGGCGCGCGATGATGTCCGGATTCCATGCGTTTTTCAGCATCGGCGGCTTTGTCGGTGCCGGTGCGATGACGCTGCTGTTGTCGGCGCGCATTGGTCCGCTGAGCGCTGCGATCGCCGGTGTGATTGCCATGCTGCTTGTCGGTGCACTGTCCGTTCGGCATTGGCGTGCCGAGCGCATCTCCCAGCAGGGGCCGTTGCTCGCGTTACCCAAGGGTATCCTGCTGTTTATCGGCATTCTGGCGTTTGTGGTGTTTCTGGCCGAGGGCACCATTCTGGACTGGAGCTCGGTGTTCCTGGCCGATGTGCACCAGGTCAACCCGAGCACCGCCGGCCTGGGCTATGTGGCGTTTGCACTGACCATGACGGTGACCCGTCTGTTGGGCGACTCGGTGGTGGAGCGGCTGGGGCGCATCCGTTCGATCGTGATTGGCGCGCTGCTGGCCAGCGCGGGGTTTTTGGTGCTCACGCTGGTGAGCCCGTGGCAGGCCTCGTTGGCCGGTTACGTGTTGGTGGGGCTGGGGTGCGCCAATATCGTGCCGGCCCTGTTCTCGCTGGCCGGCAACCAGACGCACATGCCGGAGAGCATCGCCATCACTGCAGTCACCACATTGGGCTACGCCGGCATTCTGGCCGGGCCGGCATTGATCGGCTTCGCCGCCCACGGCATCGGCCTGGTCGGTGCCTTGATCGGCGTTGCGGTGTTGATGGTGGGCGTGGCGGTGTCGACGCGGTGGTTGAAGGTGTGA
- the purU gene encoding formyltetrahydrofolate deformylase, producing the protein MRSDYILTLSCPDRTGIVYRVTGLLFDLACNILDAQQFGDDESGRFFLRVHFNKPQATEIAGLERRFALLADEFQMQWQLHDARRRARLLVLVSKQGHCLNDLLFRMHSRQLPVDIAAVVSNHADFAPLAASYGIAFHHLPVTADTRAAQEAQLLALVETLQIDLVVLARYMQILSPELCRALAGRAINIHHSFLPSFKGAQPYHQAHARGVKIIGATAHYVTEDLDEGPIIEQDVARVDHAMTPRDLVRLGSDTESLVLARAVRRHVEHRVVLNGHRTVVFR; encoded by the coding sequence ATGCGCTCCGACTACATCCTTACCCTGTCCTGTCCCGACCGTACCGGCATCGTCTATCGCGTGACCGGGCTATTGTTCGATCTGGCCTGCAACATTCTCGACGCACAGCAGTTCGGCGACGACGAAAGCGGCCGCTTCTTTCTGCGCGTGCACTTCAACAAGCCGCAGGCCACCGAGATCGCCGGTCTGGAGCGGCGCTTCGCGCTGCTGGCCGACGAGTTCCAGATGCAGTGGCAATTGCACGACGCGCGTCGTCGTGCGCGCTTGCTGGTGCTGGTGAGCAAGCAGGGGCATTGCCTCAACGATCTGCTGTTCCGCATGCATAGCCGGCAACTGCCGGTGGACATCGCCGCGGTGGTCTCCAACCACGCCGACTTCGCGCCGCTGGCGGCCTCCTACGGCATTGCCTTCCACCATCTGCCGGTAACGGCAGACACGCGCGCTGCACAGGAAGCGCAGCTGCTCGCACTGGTCGAGACCTTGCAGATCGATCTGGTGGTGTTGGCGCGCTACATGCAGATTCTTTCGCCGGAACTGTGCCGCGCATTGGCTGGGCGCGCGATCAATATCCATCACAGCTTTTTGCCCAGCTTCAAGGGCGCGCAGCCGTACCACCAGGCGCACGCGCGCGGGGTCAAGATCATCGGCGCCACCGCGCATTACGTCACCGAAGACCTGGACGAAGGCCCGATCATCGAACAGGACGTGGCGCGCGTGGATCACGCGATGACGCCGCGCGATCTGGTGCGGCTGGGCAGCGATACCGAATCGCTGGTACTTGCGCGTGCGGTGCGCCGTCATGTCGAACATCGCGTGGTGCTCAATGGCCATCGCACGGTGGTGTTTCGCTAG
- a CDS encoding XVIPCD domain-containing protein, with product MTAAPVVDHGPVGPDHPEHPDHYLFAQIREAVAVLDAELNKPTDEASVRMAARLLPLAKQHGFDQVDYVVLSRHVGEVGENVFLVRGELSDPAHLRAHITTHEAMETSVEASMAQLDEINRRLMLRLPPR from the coding sequence ATGACCGCCGCACCGGTCGTCGACCACGGCCCGGTAGGCCCGGACCATCCCGAGCATCCGGACCATTATCTGTTCGCGCAGATCCGCGAAGCGGTGGCGGTGCTCGATGCCGAGTTGAACAAACCCACCGACGAGGCCAGCGTGCGCATGGCCGCGCGCTTGTTGCCGCTGGCCAAACAGCACGGCTTCGATCAGGTGGACTACGTGGTGCTCAGCCGGCATGTGGGCGAAGTGGGCGAGAACGTGTTCCTGGTGCGTGGCGAGCTCTCCGACCCCGCGCATCTGCGCGCGCACATCACCACGCACGAAGCGATGGAAACCTCGGTGGAGGCATCGATGGCGCAACTGGACGAGATCAATCGGCGGCTGATGCTGCGCCTGCCGCCGCGTTGA
- a CDS encoding efflux RND transporter periplasmic adaptor subunit, producing the protein MRSVASSRSAVVPRQWLLAAMITAALAACSPAQAPQQRQVEVGVQRVDVQRLALDQTLPGRTVAYQSAQVRPQVGGILRKRLFTEGEQVQAGQVLYQIEPAAFQAAYASAQGELAQAQAAVLSAKPKAQRYQTLVKLDAVSQQDGDDAIATLRQNEAAVTAAKAALQSAKLNLDFTRITAPISGRIGTSSFTPGALVTADQTDVLTTINQLDPIYVDVSQSSAQLLQLRRKLDAGQVKAVDGKAEVKLLLEDGSAYARTGTLEVVDTAVDATTGTVKLRAVIPNPDHLLLPGMYVKAVLSMAVNEQAILVPQQAVTRNSKGEAVAMVVGADGKVAQRVLKTGDAVGDRWVVSEGLSAGESVIVQGLQKIQVGMPVKTREVKAAAATPAAAAPVAPTTVTPSAPAATTPNAKPTPAAPASATPKAD; encoded by the coding sequence ATGCGTTCCGTCGCTTCTTCCCGTTCTGCCGTGGTACCGCGCCAATGGCTGCTGGCCGCCATGATCACCGCCGCGCTGGCGGCCTGTTCGCCTGCGCAAGCGCCGCAGCAGCGGCAAGTGGAAGTGGGCGTGCAACGCGTGGACGTGCAGCGCCTGGCGCTGGACCAGACCCTGCCCGGCCGCACCGTTGCCTATCAAAGCGCGCAGGTGCGCCCGCAGGTGGGCGGTATCCTGCGCAAGCGGCTGTTTACCGAAGGCGAGCAGGTGCAGGCCGGGCAGGTGCTGTATCAGATCGAACCGGCCGCGTTCCAGGCCGCGTATGCCTCCGCGCAGGGCGAGCTGGCGCAGGCGCAAGCGGCAGTGCTCTCGGCCAAGCCCAAGGCGCAGCGGTATCAGACGCTGGTCAAGCTGGATGCTGTGAGTCAGCAGGATGGCGATGATGCGATTGCCACGTTGCGTCAGAACGAGGCCGCGGTGACCGCCGCAAAGGCCGCGTTGCAGTCCGCAAAACTCAATCTGGATTTCACCCGCATCACCGCGCCGATCAGCGGCCGTATCGGCACCTCGAGCTTTACCCCGGGCGCACTGGTCACTGCCGACCAGACCGATGTGCTGACCACCATCAACCAGCTCGACCCGATCTATGTAGACGTCAGCCAATCCAGCGCGCAGTTGCTGCAGTTGCGCCGCAAGCTCGATGCCGGCCAGGTCAAGGCGGTGGACGGCAAGGCCGAGGTCAAGCTGCTGCTGGAAGACGGCAGCGCCTACGCGCGTACCGGCACGCTGGAAGTGGTGGACACCGCGGTGGATGCCACCACCGGCACGGTCAAACTGCGTGCGGTGATTCCAAATCCGGACCATCTGCTATTGCCCGGCATGTATGTCAAGGCGGTGCTGTCGATGGCCGTCAACGAGCAGGCGATCCTGGTGCCGCAGCAGGCCGTCACCCGCAACAGCAAGGGCGAGGCGGTGGCGATGGTGGTCGGTGCCGATGGCAAGGTAGCCCAGCGCGTGCTCAAGACCGGCGATGCAGTGGGCGACCGCTGGGTGGTCAGTGAAGGATTGTCTGCAGGCGAGAGCGTGATCGTGCAGGGCCTGCAGAAAATTCAGGTCGGCATGCCGGTGAAGACGCGCGAAGTAAAGGCCGCTGCGGCCACGCCAGCTGCAGCGGCACCGGTTGCACCCACAACGGTGACGCCGAGTGCACCCGCCGCAACTACGCCCAATGCCAAGCCAACGCCCGCAGCGCCGGCCAGCGCCACGCCCAAGGCCGACTGA
- a CDS encoding response regulator has product MDTQTAPAAHVLIIEDEPRLAAVLGEYLHAAGYSHHWVADGAQAIAAFRAQSPDLLLLDLMLPNRDGLDICRELRSLSAVPVIMVTARAEEIDRLLGLEIGADDYICKPFSPREVIARVRAVLRRQRHDPNSEPTHGLVIDDAACRASVAGRDLDLTQVEFRLLRTLSASPGRVYSREQLMDRVYVDHRIVTDRTVDSHIKNLRRKLADVGGEEWVRSVYGVGYRFEYLPTEA; this is encoded by the coding sequence ATGGACACCCAGACCGCACCGGCCGCACATGTGCTCATCATCGAAGACGAACCGCGACTGGCCGCGGTGCTGGGCGAGTATCTGCACGCGGCCGGCTATTCGCATCATTGGGTAGCCGATGGCGCGCAGGCGATCGCGGCGTTCCGTGCGCAGTCGCCGGATCTGCTGTTGCTGGATCTGATGCTGCCAAATCGCGATGGCCTGGACATCTGCCGCGAACTGCGCAGCCTCAGCGCGGTACCGGTGATCATGGTGACTGCGCGCGCCGAAGAGATCGACCGCCTGCTCGGCTTGGAGATCGGCGCCGACGATTACATCTGCAAACCCTTCAGCCCGCGCGAGGTGATCGCGCGCGTACGCGCGGTGCTGCGCCGGCAACGGCATGACCCCAACAGCGAGCCGACGCACGGCCTGGTCATCGATGACGCCGCCTGCCGGGCCAGCGTGGCCGGACGCGACCTGGATCTCACGCAGGTCGAATTTCGCCTGCTGCGTACGCTCTCCGCATCGCCGGGCCGCGTGTATTCGCGCGAACAGCTGATGGACCGCGTGTATGTGGACCACCGCATCGTCACCGACCGCACCGTGGACAGCCACATCAAGAACCTGCGCCGCAAACTGGCCGATGTGGGCGGCGAAGAGTGGGTGCGCTCGGTGTACGGCGTGGGCTACCGCTTCGAATATTTACCCACCGAGGCGTAA
- a CDS encoding NAD(P)-dependent oxidoreductase, with product MPIGFLGLGTMGLPMAHNLMRGGFELSVWNRSPERAQSLRQAGATVVDAPRDAAHGPLLFSMLADDNAVRETLLERGVLDALPAGSVHVNMATISVALAHELTALHAERGVAYVAAPVLGRVDVAEAGKLNILAAGDEAALARVQPMFDVLGQRTWEIGHTPEQANAVKLAANFCLASAIGAMAEASALARGHGVEATQFLGMLTSTLFAAPAYQGYGRLIMQREYLPAGFTATLGRKDVDLAIQAGADKQVPMPLGELLRAGLDEAIAHGDGNADWAVLAEVSARRAGQVA from the coding sequence ATGCCGATAGGATTTCTGGGCTTGGGCACGATGGGCCTGCCGATGGCACACAACCTGATGCGCGGCGGGTTCGAGCTGAGTGTGTGGAATCGCTCGCCCGAGCGCGCGCAGTCGCTGCGGCAGGCCGGTGCAACGGTGGTGGACGCACCACGCGACGCTGCACACGGCCCGCTGTTGTTCTCGATGCTGGCCGACGACAACGCGGTGCGTGAAACCCTACTGGAACGCGGTGTGCTGGATGCGCTGCCGGCCGGCAGCGTGCACGTCAACATGGCCACCATCTCGGTGGCATTGGCGCACGAGCTGACCGCCCTGCATGCCGAGCGCGGCGTGGCCTACGTGGCCGCACCAGTACTCGGCCGCGTCGATGTGGCCGAAGCCGGCAAGCTCAACATCCTGGCCGCTGGCGACGAGGCAGCATTGGCGCGCGTGCAGCCGATGTTCGATGTGCTCGGCCAACGCACCTGGGAGATCGGCCACACTCCTGAGCAGGCCAATGCGGTCAAGCTGGCGGCCAACTTCTGCCTGGCCAGCGCGATCGGCGCCATGGCCGAGGCCAGCGCGCTGGCACGCGGCCACGGCGTGGAGGCCACCCAGTTCCTGGGCATGCTCACCAGCACCTTGTTCGCCGCGCCCGCGTATCAGGGCTACGGCCGCTTGATCATGCAGCGCGAGTACCTGCCGGCCGGCTTCACCGCCACGCTGGGCCGCAAGGATGTGGATCTGGCGATCCAGGCCGGCGCCGACAAGCAGGTGCCGATGCCGCTGGGCGAGTTGCTGCGCGCCGGCCTGGACGAGGCGATCGCCCATGGCGACGGCAACGCCGACTGGGCGGTGCTGGCAGAGGTGTCGGCGCGCCGGGCAGGGCAGGTGGCCTGA
- a CDS encoding efflux RND transporter permease subunit: MARFFIDRPIFAWVIAIVITLAGAISIFSLPLEQYPDIAPPSVTVSATYTGASAETVQNSVTQILEQQMTGLDNLLYMSSSSSSAGTAQLTLTFDSGTDPDTAQVQVQNKVSQGEALLPDEVKTNGITVTKSASGSMFMVLAFTSEDGSMDSTDIGDYMVSTLQDPISRLNGIGSVNVFGAEYAMRVWLDPEKLHTYALMPSDVSTAIAAQNADVSSGALGALPALQGQQLNATVTSRSKLRTPAQFENIVLKSDASGATVYLRDVARVELGSESYGSSSKFNGKAASGMGLQLATGANALDAAKLVEAKLDALKPYFPAGLKYEVAYDTTPFVRISIEEVVKTLIEAIVLVVVVMYLFLQNWRATLVPVIAVPVVLMGTFGVLSLLGFSINTLTMFAMVLAIGLLVDDAIVVVENVERLMAEQGMSPREATHTSMGQITGALVGIALVLTAVFLPMAFFGGATGEIYRQFSVTIAAAMILSLVVALTLSPALCATLLKPIDKGGHVSRKGVLGRFFTWFNTRFDRGTESYGRGVERIVSHRKLGSLIYVVLLVLLGLLFWRLPSAFLPEEDQGMLMVMFSAPAGATQQRTQQSIDQATQFILKQPEVQGIMTISGFSLAGSSQNSGMGFIRLKDWADRDGSAQEVAQRITGAMMMTLPDAQVFALTPPAINGLGTSSGFTLQLQDAAGNGHEALVEARKQLLQLANGNQNLSAVRFNGLDDAPTYRVQIDDAKAGALGVAAADINTTLSTVMGGRYVNDFLNNNRVKRVYVQGEASARMLPSDIDRWYVRNSDAAMVPFSAFASSAWAYAPQVLTRFNGSESMEITGSAAPGISSGDAMTAVAGEVDGMGKGVGYAWSGMSYQEQAAGTQTWMLYAVSLVFVFLCLAALYESWSIPISVMLAVPVGIVGALLATWMRDLSNDIYFQVGLLATMGLAAKNGILIVEFAKELEEKGQPLIEATLHAARMRLRPILMTSLAFMLGVLPMVISSGAGSGGRHSLGTGVLGGTLASTVLGIFFVPLFYVMVRSLFPGKAADHSTVVRTSEVTP, encoded by the coding sequence ATGGCTCGTTTCTTTATCGACCGCCCCATCTTCGCGTGGGTCATCGCCATCGTCATCACGCTGGCCGGCGCGATCTCGATCTTTTCGCTGCCGCTGGAGCAATACCCGGACATCGCACCGCCCTCGGTGACGGTCAGCGCCACCTATACCGGCGCCTCTGCAGAGACCGTGCAGAACTCGGTCACGCAGATCCTCGAGCAGCAGATGACCGGTCTGGACAATCTGCTCTACATGTCCTCCAGCAGCAGCTCGGCGGGCACCGCGCAACTCACGCTCACCTTCGACTCCGGCACCGACCCGGATACCGCGCAGGTGCAGGTGCAAAACAAGGTGTCGCAAGGCGAGGCGTTGCTGCCCGACGAGGTCAAGACCAACGGCATCACCGTGACCAAGTCGGCCAGCGGCAGCATGTTCATGGTGCTGGCCTTCACCTCCGAAGACGGCAGCATGGACAGCACCGACATCGGCGACTACATGGTGTCCACGTTGCAGGACCCGATCAGCCGCCTCAATGGCATCGGCAGCGTCAACGTGTTCGGCGCCGAATACGCGATGCGGGTGTGGCTGGATCCTGAAAAACTGCACACCTACGCGTTGATGCCATCGGATGTGAGCACGGCCATCGCCGCACAGAATGCCGATGTGTCCTCCGGCGCGCTGGGCGCATTGCCGGCGCTGCAAGGCCAGCAGTTGAACGCCACGGTAACCTCGCGCAGCAAGCTGCGCACGCCGGCGCAGTTCGAGAACATCGTGCTCAAGTCCGATGCCAGCGGCGCCACCGTGTACCTGCGCGATGTCGCGCGGGTGGAGCTGGGTTCGGAATCCTACGGTTCCAGTTCCAAGTTCAACGGCAAGGCCGCTTCGGGCATGGGCCTGCAGCTGGCGACCGGCGCCAATGCGCTGGACGCCGCCAAACTGGTGGAAGCCAAGCTCGACGCGCTCAAGCCGTACTTCCCGGCCGGGCTGAAATACGAGGTCGCCTACGACACCACACCGTTCGTGCGCATCTCCATCGAGGAAGTGGTCAAGACCCTGATCGAAGCGATCGTGCTGGTGGTCGTGGTGATGTATCTGTTTTTGCAGAACTGGCGCGCCACGCTGGTGCCGGTGATCGCGGTGCCGGTGGTGTTAATGGGCACCTTCGGCGTGTTGTCGCTGCTGGGCTTTTCGATCAACACGCTGACCATGTTCGCGATGGTGCTGGCGATCGGCTTGTTGGTCGACGATGCCATCGTGGTGGTGGAAAACGTCGAGCGGCTGATGGCCGAGCAAGGCATGTCGCCGCGCGAAGCCACGCATACCTCGATGGGCCAGATCACCGGCGCGCTGGTTGGTATCGCGCTGGTGCTCACGGCGGTGTTTCTGCCGATGGCCTTCTTCGGCGGTGCTACCGGCGAGATCTATCGGCAGTTCTCGGTGACGATTGCCGCGGCGATGATCCTGTCGTTGGTAGTCGCACTGACCTTGAGCCCTGCGCTATGTGCCACCTTGCTCAAGCCCATCGACAAGGGCGGCCATGTCTCGCGCAAGGGCGTGCTGGGCAGGTTCTTCACCTGGTTCAACACACGCTTCGATCGCGGCACCGAGAGTTACGGGCGCGGTGTGGAGCGCATCGTCAGCCATCGCAAGCTGGGCTCGCTGATCTATGTGGTGCTGCTGGTGCTGCTGGGCCTGCTGTTTTGGCGCCTGCCCAGCGCGTTCCTGCCAGAGGAAGACCAGGGCATGCTGATGGTGATGTTCAGCGCACCGGCCGGCGCCACCCAGCAACGCACCCAGCAGTCGATCGACCAGGCCACCCAGTTCATCCTCAAGCAACCGGAAGTGCAGGGCATCATGACCATCTCCGGCTTCAGCCTGGCCGGTAGCAGCCAGAACTCGGGCATGGGCTTTATCCGTCTGAAGGACTGGGCCGACCGCGACGGCTCGGCGCAGGAAGTGGCGCAACGCATCACCGGCGCGATGATGATGACGCTGCCGGATGCGCAGGTGTTTGCGTTGACGCCACCGGCCATCAACGGGCTGGGCACCAGCTCCGGTTTCACCCTGCAGTTGCAGGATGCCGCCGGCAACGGCCACGAGGCTTTGGTGGAAGCACGCAAGCAATTGCTGCAGCTGGCCAACGGCAATCAGAACCTGAGTGCAGTGCGCTTCAACGGGCTGGACGATGCGCCCACCTACCGCGTGCAGATCGACGATGCCAAGGCCGGTGCGTTGGGCGTGGCCGCCGCCGACATCAACACCACCTTGTCCACGGTGATGGGCGGGCGTTACGTCAACGACTTCCTCAACAACAACCGGGTCAAGCGTGTGTACGTGCAGGGCGAAGCATCCGCACGCATGTTGCCCAGCGATATCGACCGCTGGTACGTGCGCAACAGCGATGCCGCCATGGTGCCGTTCTCGGCGTTCGCCAGCAGTGCGTGGGCCTACGCACCGCAGGTGCTGACGCGCTTCAATGGCAGTGAATCGATGGAAATCACCGGCAGTGCTGCACCGGGCATCAGCTCGGGCGATGCGATGACGGCGGTGGCCGGCGAGGTCGATGGCATGGGCAAGGGCGTGGGCTACGCCTGGTCGGGCATGTCGTATCAGGAGCAGGCCGCCGGCACCCAGACCTGGATGTTGTATGCGGTATCCCTGGTGTTCGTGTTCCTGTGCCTGGCCGCGTTGTACGAGAGTTGGTCGATCCCGATCTCGGTGATGCTGGCGGTGCCGGTAGGCATCGTCGGCGCGCTGCTGGCGACCTGGATGCGCGATTTGTCCAACGACATCTACTTCCAGGTGGGCTTGCTGGCGACGATGGGCCTGGCCGCCAAGAACGGCATCCTGATCGTGGAATTTGCCAAGGAACTGGAAGAAAAAGGCCAGCCGTTGATCGAAGCCACCTTGCATGCCGCACGCATGCGCTTGCGGCCGATCCTGATGACCTCGTTGGCCTTCATGCTCGGCGTGCTGCCGATGGTGATCAGCAGCGGCGCCGGCTCCGGTGGGCGTCATTCGCTGGGTACCGGCGTGCTCGGCGGCACCCTGGCCTCCACGGTGCTGGGCATCTTCTTCGTGCCGCTGTTCTACGTGATGGTGCGCAGCCTGTTTCCGGGTAAAGCCGCCGATCACTCCACCGTCGTCCGTACGTCCGAGGTGACTCCGTGA